From the genome of Metarhizium brunneum chromosome 4, complete sequence, one region includes:
- the UGD4 gene encoding UDP-glucose 6-dehydrogenase 4, translated as MHEAVVDSVKKLGLNGSSEHTNGVIKDGFKVRTICCVGAGYVGGPTAAVIAFQNPHIKVTVVDRDELRIRRWNSRHPPIYEPGLHDIVRVARDGSRDFTFANESASESELTSAQEGDISVPSRPTNLFFTTDVAKSIGEADMVLVAVNTPTKDRGVGAGSATDMTAFEAVTAVVAQYAREGAIIVEKSTVPCRTAQLVADTLSMHRPGVHFEILSNPEFLAAGTAVNDLLYPDRILIGSAPTPSGKKAAEALVEVYAAWVPRDRILTTNVWSSELAKLVANSMLAQRISSINSISAVCEQTGADVDEVARAVGVDPRIGNKFLMAGIGFGGSCFKKDVLNLVYLADTMGLPEVGEYWRQVVKMNDYARDRFTNRVIKCLNNTLVGKKVAILGYAFKKNTSDTREAPALEMIKTLLEERPREIAVFDPCCNPLVIKEEIKTLLGDVAAGNNISVYGNAYDACSGATAVVIATEFDEFRNQPAPKPSPTPVVQEAAPKMIGRKPNPKSDPRPFERPVPTENDLLALHKYLVQRPSETSDDPLGRFNIEPSCADDCPDCIQERQSKKTGHATGMGSAEEYKAKERIDWVRIADAMAKPRWVFDGRGVIDSREMVKLGVRVESVGRQHRF; from the exons atgCACGAAGCTGTTGTCGATTCCGTCAAGAAACTCGGCCTCAATGGCTCCTCGGAGCACACTAATGGTGTGATTAAGGATGGCTTCAAAGTACGCACCATATGCTGTGTCGGTGCCGGCTATGTTG GTGGTCCCACCGCTGCTGTTATTGCCTTCCAGAACCCGCACATCAAGGTGACGGTTGTTGATCGAGATGAGCTTCGTATTCGCCGCTGGAACTCGCGCCACCCTCCCATATACGAGCCTGGCCTGCACGACATTGTCCGTGTCGCTCGCGATGGTTCGCGCGATTTCACCTTCGCCAACGAGAGTGCTTCTGAGAGCGAGCTGACCTCTGCCCAAGAGGGCGACATCTCGGTGCCCAGCCGGCCCACCAATCTTTTCTTTACCACGGATGTGGCCAAGAGCATTGGCGAGGCCGACATGGTTCTTGTTGCTGTTAATACCCCGACAAAGGACCGTGGTGTTGGCGCCGGAAGCGCAACCGACATGACGGCTTTCGAGGCCGTCACTGCCGTTGTTGCGCAGTACGCCAGGGAGGGTGCTATCATTGTCGAAAAGAGCACGGTGCCCTGCCGGACGGCTCAGCTCGTTGCCGATACT CTTTCCATGCACCGCCCCGGTGTCCACTTCGAAATCTTATCCAATCCCGAATTCTTGGCTGCAGGTACCGCCGTCAACGATTTGCTCTACCCAGATCGTATCTTGATTGGATCTGCACCGACCCCTTCAGGCAAGAAAGCTGCCGAAGCCCTTGTCGAAGTGTACGCTGCCTGGGTTCCCCGGGACCGTATCCTCACGACCAACGTCTGGTCATctgagctggccaagctcgtTGCCAATTCAATGCTGGCTCAGCGCATTTCCAGTATCAATTCCATTTCGGCTGTTTGCGAGCAAACTGGTGCCGATGTTGACGAAGTCGCTCGCGCCGTCGGTGTTGACCCTCGAATTGGCAATAAGTTCCTGATGGCTGGTATCGGTTTCGGCGGGAGTTGCTTCAAGAAGGACGTCCTGAACCTTGTCTACTTGGCTGATACCATGGGTCTTCCGGAAGTTGGCGAGTACTGGAGGCAGGTCGTCAAGATGAATGACTATGCGCGAGACCGATTCACGAACCGGGTCATCAAGTGTCTGAACAACACTCTTGTAGGGAAAAAGGTTGCTATTTTGGGATACGCCTTCAAGAAGAACACCTCTGACACGCGAGAGGCCCCTGCCCTGGAAATGATCAAGACCCTGCTCGAGGAGCGTCCTAGAGAAATTGCCGTCTTTGATCCGTGCTGCAACCCACTCGTCATCAAGGAGGAAATCAAGACGCTTCTTGGAGATGTCGCCGCAGGCAACAATATCTCCGTCTACGGCAATGCTTACGACGCTTGCAGCGGTGCTACCGCAGTAGTCATCGCTACAGAATTCGATGAGTTCAGGAACCAGCCGGCTCCTAAGCCATCTCCAACCCCTGTTGTCCAAGAGGCCGCCCCCAAGATGATTGGTCGCAAGCCCAACCCGAAGTCAGATCCCCGGCCGTTCGAGAGACCAGTCCCTACGGAGAATGACTTGTTGGCGCTGCACAAGTATCTTGTCCAGCGGCCAAGCGAGACTTCAGACGACCCGCTGGGCAGATTCAACATTGAGCCTTCATGTGCCGACGACTGCCCCGACTGCATTCAGGAGAGGCAAAGCAAGAAGACCGGCCATGCCACTGGCATGGGCAGCGCCGAGGAgtacaaggccaaggaacgGATTGACTGGGTCCGCATtgccgacgccatggccaagcccCGGTGGGTGTTTGATGGTCGTGGTGTGATTGACTCGAGAGAAATGGTGAAGCTTGGCGTAAGGGTAGAGAGCGTGGGCCGTCAGCACCGATTCTAA
- the laeA_4 gene encoding Secondary metabolism regulator laeA — MNDDDSTFGEAPSNASTSIRSSVTRYEWKHGRRYHAYQSGTYPFPNDEREQDRLDMLHHATTRLLDDRLFLAPIQPDGMRILDIGTGTGLWPIQMGDLYPGASITGNDLSPIQPTWVPTNVNFLVDDVELDWIETNTYDYIHCRYMSASIKDWPRLIRQIHDALKPGGWVEFQEFSTTFSSDDGSMGVDHPTHAFVQLSLTLKEACSKTGRMLDPTPCLKRWSSEGGFNTIEQHVFKAPIGNWPKGLRSKEVGTMMGVGLSDGVDGMTAVLVRDVLGWSADEVEVLNAKVRSATRSDPKVMVDYVVVLAQKDK; from the coding sequence ATGAACGACGACGATTCCACCTTTGGAGAGGCCCCGTCCAATGCGAGCACTTCCATACGAAGCTCCGTTacgagatacgaatggaaaCATGGCCGTCGATACCATGCCTACCAGTCTGGTACGTATCCGTTTCCCAACGATGAGCGGGAGCAAGATCGTCTGGATATGCTACACCACGCCACCACACGACTGCTCGACGACCGGCTCTTCCTGGCACCCATTCAGCCTGATGGCATGAGAATCCTGGATATTGGTACAGGAACGGGTCTGTGGCCTATCCAAATGGGCGATTTATACCCCGGAGCGAGTATAACGGGCAACGATCTGAGTCCCATTCAGCCCACCTGGGTCCCCACAAATGTCAACTTTCTCGTAGACGATGTCGAGTTGGATTGGATCGAGACGAACACATACGACTACATTCACTGTCGCTACATGTCTGCCTCGATAAAAGACTGGCCACGGCTGATTCGCCAAATACACGACGCCTTGAAACCCGGTGGGTGGGTGGAATTTCAAGAATTTTCAACGACATTCAGCTCAGACGACGGCTCAATGGGCGTAGACCATCCCACTCACGCATTCGTGCAACTCAGTCTCACGCTGAAAGAAGCGTGTAGTAAGACGGGGAGAATGCTTGATCCAACGCCGTGTTTGAAACGGTGGAGCAGCGAAGGGGGGTTCAATACCATTGAGCAGCATGTCTTCAAAGCACCCATTGGCAATTGGCCCAAGGGTCTGCGGAGCAAAGAAGTCGGTACAATGATGGGTGTCGGCCTGTCTGACGGAGTGGACGGCATGACGGCCGTGTTGGTGAGGGATGTACTGGGTTGGTCGGCAGACGAGGTAGAGGTACTGAATGCCAAGGTGCGGAGCGCAACCCGCAGCGATCCAAAGGTCATGGTTGATTACGTCGTTGTTCTGGCGCAAAAGGATAAATGA
- the ino1 gene encoding Inositol-3-phosphate synthase: MAPHAQVTTGSTNGAALNGTTAAASPTTFVVNSPNVTYTDAEIKSKYTYRTTSVETDASGNFVATPKETQYDFKVDRKVPKVGMMLVGWGGNNGTTVTAGILANRRNLVWETKEGPREANYYGSVVMASTMKLGSDAKTNADINIPFHNVLPMVHPNDLVIGGWDISKMNLAQAMDRAQVLEPTLKSLVKKEMNEMVPLPSIYYPDFIAANQEDRADNVLEGTKACNGHVEKLRQDIRDFKAKNNLDKVIVMWTANTERYADIIPGVNDTADNLLKAIEQGHEEVSPSTVFAVACILEGTPFINGSPQNTFVPGAIQLAEKHNAFIGGDDFKSGQTKMKSALVDFLINAGIKLTSIASYNHLGNNDGKNLSSQKQFRSKEISKSNVVDDMVEANTVLYKKGEHPDHCVVIKYMPAVADNKRALDEYYAEIFLGGHQTISLFNICEDSLLASPLIIDLVVIAEMMTRIQWKDSTSEDGFKNFHSVLSVLSYMLKAPLTPPGTPVVNALAKQRAALTNIFRACVGLQPESDMTLEHKLF, encoded by the exons ATGGCTCCCCACGCGCAAGTTACCACGGGCTCCACGAACGGGGCGGCTCTCAATGGCACCACCGCCGCTGCTTCTCCCACCACTTTCGTCGTCAACTCACCCAATGTTACCTATACTGACGCCGAGATCAAGTCCAAGTACACCTACCGTACCACCAGTGTCGAGACTGACGCCAGTGGCAACTTTGTTGCTACTCCCAAGGAGACGCAGTATGACTTCAAGGTCGACCGCAAGGTTCCCAAGGTCGGCATGATGCTGGTCGGCTGGGGCGGCAACAATGGCACTACCGTTACCGCTGGTATTCTCGCCAACCGCCGCAATCTCGTCTGGGAGACCAAGGAAGGTCCCCGCGAGGCCAACTACTACGGCTCTGTCGTCATGGCTTCCACCATGAAGCTCGGTTCTGATGCCAAGACCAATGCCGACATCAACATCCCCTTCCACAATGTCCTGCCCATGGTCCACCCAAATGACCTTGTTATTGGCGGCTGGGACATCAGCAAGATGAACCTGGCTCAGGCCATGGACCGTGCTCAGGTCCTTGAGCCCACCTTGAAGTCTCTTGTCAAGAAAGAGATGAACGAGATGGTCCCCCTCCCGTCCATCTACTATCCTGACTTCATTGCTGCCAATCAGGAAGACCGTGCCGACAATGTTCTCGAGGGCACCAAGGCTTGCAATGGCCACGTTGAGAAGCTCCGCCAGGATATCCGcgacttcaaggccaagaacaaCCTGGACAAGGTCATTGTTATGTGGACTGCCAACACGGAGCGATATGCCGACATCATTCCTGGTGTCAATGACACTGCTGACAATCtcctcaaggccattgagcaAGGACATGAGGAAGTCTCCCCCTCCACCGTCTTTGCCGTTGCCTGTATTCTTGAGGGAACCCCCTTCATCAACGGCTCTCCTCAGAACACCTTCGTGCCTGGCGCTATCCAGCTGGCTGAGAAGCACAATGCATTCATTGGTGGTGATGACTTCAAGTCTGGCCAGACCAAGATGAAGTCTGCCCTTGTCGACTTCCTCATCAATGCCGGTATCAAGTTGACGTCTATTGCCAGCTACAACCACCTGGGCAACAACGACGGCAAGAACTTGAGCTCCCAGAAGCAGTTCCGCTCCAAGGAAATTTCCAAATCCAACGTGGTCGACGACATGGTTGAGGCCAACACCGTTCTGTATAAGAAGGGAGAGCACCCTGACCACTGCGTTGTTATCAAGTATATGCCTGCTGTCGCCGACAACAAGCGTGCTCTTGATGAGTACTATGCAGAGATCTTCCTCGGTGGTCACCAGACTATTTC CCTGTTCAACATTTGCGAGGACTCCTTGCTTGCCTCTCCTCTCATCATTGATCTTGTCGTCATTGCTGAGATGATGACCCGTATCCAGTGGAAGGATTCCACGTCCGAGGACGGCTTCAAGAACTTCCACAGCGTTCTCAGTGTTCTCAGCTACATGCTCAAGGCTCCTCTGACTCCTCCCGGCACCCCTGTTGTCAACGCTCTTGCTAAGCAGCGTGCCGCTCTGACCAACATCTTCCGTGCCTGTGTTGGTCTTCAGCCCGAGTCTGATATGACACTTGAGCACAAGCTCTTCTGA
- the PXL1 gene encoding Paxillin-like protein 1 → MALPRESTFLPTIKCSLCGNQVEISMMGDHLCAGPTAELSPPLDSIDEFESQFAKPPYPKHATPPPVETGSMGQTYMHRGQLTPISQPSESRDASPVYPNRRESSRRAHESFGSRQPIDARWETPMSANPSTRSGGYGGFEETNRENFDKPLSGGFMARMNTSVPGPFDPMRAKNSYPQRNDSLEKLVPSEEPLPPRQPRKDGYGGFGAPKNLDSNGSATLSRSETYPKLSPTTNYFQTQRVTSAPGSHPERLRTGGGHGHEYKRSIGPDTSRKPPPRTSLLPEYSLRNAGSVDLAAEFGIGNPYHTPSDSASSVGYSDSSRASRSTAVTSPTSSEIYQADQNRDMNEAGFSTDKLKPKDLRIDPFAAASRTRSPRMVESPYGLSPTTQFDGALGNDPRRPPSRAGYSTSPTQDSNYTSAGFRNDHGLTEHTSPQRQHTWERQGSPKRLALPSRGDCKSCGLAIKGKSISSADGRLTGKYHKACFVCTTCAEPFSSSVFYVLNDKPYCEQHYHELNGSLCGDCGRGIEGQYLEDEARVKYHVGCFRCLDCGVSLSQGYFEVDGRSYCERDAWQRVQPAASLEPEPYRRGPPRGAVGTRIPQGLPARPAPRLGQGGRPHPPPPNGIPNGGRLGVGAGQQFKMNKRMTRLGNMNL, encoded by the exons ATGGCGCTGCCAAGGGAATCAACATTTCTGCCGACAATAAAATGTTCATTATGTGGTAATCAGGTGGAAATTTCCATGATGGGAGACCATCTCTGTGCTGGTCCAACAGCAGAAT TGTCACCACCTTTGGATTCAATCGATGAATTTGAGAGCCAATTCGCCAAACCGCCTTATCCCAAACATGCCACACCACCTCCCGTAGAGACAGGTTCAATGG GCCAAACATACATGCATCGTGGTCAACTGACCCCCATAAGTCAGCCGAGTGAATCGCGGGATGCGTCCCCAGTATACCCCAACAGGCGTGAGAGTTCACGCAGGGCCCATGAATCCTTCGGCTCTAGGCAACCTATTGATGCCAGGTGGGAGACGCCAATGTCTGCCAACCCATCTACACGATCGGGAGGGTATGGAGGATTCGAAGAAACAAACAGAGAAAACTTTGATAAGCCTCTAAGCGGAGGATTTATGGCTAGGATGAATACCTCTGTTCCAGGCCCGTTTGATCCTATGAGAGCCAAGAACTCATATCCTCAGCGAAACGACTCACTCGAAAAGTTGGTTCCTTCAGAAGAGCCACTGCCGCCGAGACAGCCCCGAAAGGATGGATATGGGGGATTTGGAGCCCCAAAGAATCTGGACTCAAATGGTTCGGCGACGCTTAGCCGGTCCGAAACATATCCCAAGCTTTCTCCAACAACAAATTACTTCCAGACACAGCGGGTAACTTCAGCGCCAGGGTCTCATCCCGAGCGCTTACGCACCGgaggaggccatggacaCGAGTATAAGAGGTCGATAGGCCCGGATACCTCACGcaagcctcctcctcgcaCAAGCTTGCTGCCAGAATACAGTCTGAGAAACGCGGGCTCCGTTGATCTGGCCGCAGAATTTGGAATCGGGAATCCATACCATACGCCATCCGATTCAGCATCATCCGTCGGATATTCCGACTCTAGCCGCGCAAGCCGAAGCACTGCCGTAACGAGCCCAACTAGCTCAGAAATCTATCAAGCTGACCAAAATCGCGACATGAATGAAGCCGGTTTCTCGACGGACAAGCTTAAGCCCAAAGACTTGCGCATCGATCCATTTGCAGCTGCTTCACGGACACGTTCTCCGCGAATGGTCGAGTCCCCGTATGGTCTCTCTCCAACCACCCAGTTTGACGGTGCGTTAGGGAACGACCCACGACGACCCCCTTCTAGAGCAGGATATAGTACCTCTCCGACTCAAGATAGCAATTACACGTCGGCGGGTTTCAGAAACGACCATGGACTAACGGAACATACTTCTCCGCAACGGCAGCATACTTGGGAACGACAGGGTTCTCCCAAGAGGCTGGCGCTTCCATCTCGGGGTGACTGCAAGTCCTGTGGACTAGCCATTAAGGGCAAGAGCATTTCCTCAGCCGACGGTAGATTAACTGGCAAGTACCACAAGGCTTGCTTTGTTTGCACCACTTGTGCCGAGCCATTTTCGTCGTCCGTCTTTTACGTCCTCAACGACAAACCCTATTGCGAGCAGCACTACCACGAACTCAACGGCAGTCTCTGTGGCGATTGCGGACGTGGTATTGAAGGACAATACCTTGAGGATGAGGCGAGGGTCAAATACCACGTCGGCTGTTTTCGATGCTTGGACTGCGGCGTATCTCTGTCGCAAGGGTACTTTGAGGTTGACGGCCGCTCTTATTGTGAGCGAGATGCGTGGCAACGTGTACAGCCAGCGGCGTCTTTAGAGCCAGAGCCATATCGACGCGGACCGCCTCGTGGAGCCGTTGGCACTCGAATTCCACAGGGACTTCCGGCGCGTCCAGCACCTCgtcttggacaaggaggaAGACCTCATCCACCGCCGCCCAACGGTATTCCGAATGGAGGACGTCTCGGGGTTGGTGCAGGTCAACAGTTCAAAATGAACAAGCGCATGACGCGCTTAGGCAACATGAACCTGTGA